A stretch of Eubalaena glacialis isolate mEubGla1 chromosome 10, mEubGla1.1.hap2.+ XY, whole genome shotgun sequence DNA encodes these proteins:
- the CARNS1 gene encoding carnosine synthase 1 yields MLLCLSPAWLTKVPAPGQPGEAALLVSKAVSFHPGGLTFLDDFVPPRRATYFLAGLGLGPGRGREAAELARDLTCPTGASAELARLLEDRLLTRRLLAQQGDVAVPATLAFTYKPPALLRGGDASPGLRLVELNGKEGQETLVKEEVGAFLHSEALGDALQVAMKLSGWRWRGRQAMRLYPRAELGPVVDTVLALLEKLEEEESVLVEAVCPPVRLPFPGSPPPGPELALRICAVVCRTQGDRPLLSKVVCSVGRGDRPLRHQSSLPRTLEAALAQCGLGEASQVAVVRQRVKAAAEAALAAVLTLEAGLSAEQRGGRQVRTDFLGVDFALSVAGRALTPVALELNGGLCLEACGALEGLWAAPRPGLAAEEAAAAPLVETMLRRSARCLMEGKQLLVLGAGGFSKKFVWEAARDYGLKLHLVESDPNHFASQLVQTFIHFDLTEHQRDEENARVLAELVRARGLQLDGCFCYWDDCLVLTAFLCQELGLPCNPPAAMHLAKQKSHTQLHLLCRHGPPWPAPSLYAVPCCPLESEADVDSAVRQVPLPGVMKLEFGAGAVGVRLVEDASQCHEHFSRIARDLQGEADHPGIGLGWGNAMLLMEFIEGTEHDVDVVLFGGRLLAAFVSDNGPTRLPGFTETAACMPTGLAPEQEAQLVQAAFRCCLGCGLLDGVFNVELKLTRAGPRLIEINPRMGGFYLRDWIQELYGVDLLLAAVMVACGLRPALPAHPRARGHLVGVMCLVSQHLQALSSTASRETLQALHDQGLLRLNLLEEALVPGEYEEPYCSVACAGPSPAEARLRLLGLCQGLGIDGPHYPVAYFLSHFK; encoded by the exons ATGCTCCTTTGCCTGTCCCCTGCTTGGCTGACAAAGGTGCCAGCACCAGGGCAGCCGGGCGAGGCAGCCCTGCTGGTCTCCAAGGCCGTGAGCTTCCACCCGGGGGGCCTGACATTCCTGGATGATTTTGTCCCCCCTCGCCGCGCCACCTACTTCCTggcgggcctggggctggggcctggcCGGGGTCGAGAGGCAGCTGAGCTCGCTCGCGACCTGACCTGCCCCACAGGAGCCTCAGCCGAGCTGGCCCGGCTGCTGGAGGACCGGCTGCTGACGAGGCGACTGCTAGCTCAGCAGGGTGACGTGGCTGTACCAGCTACCCTGGCTTTCACCTACAAGCCGCCGGCACTGCTGCGGGGAGGGGATGCCAGCCCGGGACTACGGCTGGTGGAGCTGAATGGCAAAGAGGGCCAGGAGACACTGGTGAAGGAGGAAGTAGGGGCTTTTCTGCACTCCGAGGCCCTGGGTGATGCCCTGCAG GTAGCCATGAAGCTCAGCGGCTGGCGCTGGAGGGGGCGGCAGGCAATGCGTCTGTATCCCCGAGCTGAGCTGGGCCCAGTGGTGGACACAGTGCTGGCACTGCTGGAGaaactggaggaggaggagagtgtCCTGGTGGAGGCTGTGTGCCCACCTGTCCGGCTGCCCTTCCCAG GCAGCCCCCCGCCTGGCCCTGAGCTGGCTCTGCGTATCTGTGCTGTGGTCTGTCGGACACAGGGTGACAGGCCCCTGCTGAGCAAG GTGGTGTGCAGCGTGGGCCGTGGGGACCGGCCTCTGCGGCACCAGAGCTCCTTGCCACGGACGCTGGAGGCGGCGCTGGCCCAGTGCGGCCTGGGTGAGGCCTCGCAGGTGGCAGTCGTGCGGCAGCGCGTCAAGGCGGCGGCCGAGGCCGCGCTAGCCGCCGTGCTGACCCTGGAGGCCGGCCTGAGCGCTGAGCAGCGCGGCGGGCGCCAGGTCCGCACTGACTTCCTCG GGGTGGACTTCGCCCTGTCGGTGGCCGGCCGCGCGCTGACCCCCGTGGCCCTGGAGCTGAACGGAGGCCTGTGTCTGGAGGCGTGCGGCGCGCTCGAAGGGCTGTGGGCCGCGCCGCGCCCGGGGCTGGCGGCCGAGGAGGCGGCGGCCGCGCCGCTGGTGGAGACGATGCTGCGGCGCTCGGCCCGCTGCCTCATGGAGGGGAAACAGCTGCTGGTGCTCGGCGCGGGCGGCTTCAGCAAGAAGTTCGTGTGGGAGGCGGCGCGCGACTACGGGCTCAAg CTGCACCTGGTGGAGTCGGACCCCAACCACTTTGCGTCCCAGCTGGTGCAGACCTTCATCCACTTCGATCTAACAGAGCACCAGAGGGATGAGGAGAACGCACGGGTGCTGGCGGAGCTGGTGCGGGCACGCGGCCTGCAGCTAGACGGCTGCTTTTGCTACTGGGATGACTGCCTGGTGCTCACGGCCTTCCTCTGCCAGGAGCTGGGTCTGCCCTGCAACCCGCCAGCCGCCATGCACCTGGCTAAGCAGAAGAGCCACACCCAGCTGCACTTGTTGTGCCGCCATGGCCCACCCTGGCCCGCACCCTCCCTCTATGCTGTGCCCTGCTGCCCACTGGAGAGCGAGGCCGACGTGGACAGTGCTGTCCGCCAGGTGCCCCTGCCAGGTGTCATGAAGCTGGAGTTTGGGGCGGGTGCAGTGGGTGTACGGCTGGTGGAGGACGCGTCGCAGTGCCACGAGCACTTTTCCCGGATCGCCCGAGACCTGCAGGGCGAGGCCGACCACCCCGGCATCGGGTTGGGCTGGGGCAATGCCATGCTGCTGATGGAGTTCATCGAGGGCACCGAACACGACGTGGATGTGGTGTTGTTTGGGGGGAGACTGCTGGCTGCCTTCGTCTCCGACAATGGCCCCACACGGCTGCCTGGCTTCACTGAGACGGCGGCCTGCATGCCCACTGGGCTGGCACCGGAGCAGGAGGCACAGCTGGTGCAGGCAGCCTTCCGCTGTTGCCTGGGCTGCGGGCTGCTGGATGGGGTCTTCAACGTGGAGCTCAAGCTGACTAGGGCTGGGCCGCGGCTCATCGAGATCAACCCCCGCATGGGTGGCTTCTACCTGCGAGACTGGATCCAGGAGCTTTATGGTGTGGACCTGCTGCTCGCTGCTGTTATGGTGGCCTGCGGCCTGCGGCCTGCCTTGCCTGCCCACCCACGCGCCCGTGGCCACCTGGTGGGTGTCATGTGCCTGGTGTCCCAGCACCTGCAGGCGCTGAGTTCCACCGCCAGCCGCGAGACCCTGCAGGCTCTTCACGACCAGGGCCTGCTGCGTCTCAATCTGCTGGAGGAGGCCCTGGTGCCTGGAGAATACGAGGAGCCCTACTGCAGTGTGGCCTGTGCTGGGCCCAGCCCGGCCGAGGCCCGTCTCCGCCTGTTGGGCCTCTGTCAGGGTCTGGGCATCGACGGGCCCCACTACCCCGTTGCCTACTTCTTGTCCCACTTCAAATAG